The Abditibacteriaceae bacterium sequence GTGGAACCGCGACTTCGCCGGTTTCTTTGCCGCGACGGGCGACCGTCAATCGTCGGGCTGCACCGCCGAAATGGACGAGCGCAACTATCAAGACTTCACGACGCATTTCTTCGCCGCACTTGCGGGCCGCACGCGCGACGGACAGCGCGCCGCCAATGCCGATTATGACCGCAACGGCGCGATTTCGATGAGCGAAGCTTTTGCCTACGCTAACATTAACGACCGTTCGATTGATGTTCCGGTTGCGACCTCTGACACCTATTTGCGTCGGATTTACGCCAGTTCAAACGATTCGGAATGGACGAAAACGCCTTATTCTCAAGTGCTGCAAAACGCAACTCCGTGGCAGCGCGCGATGCTAACTGGCCTTTCGCGCGAGTTGAAACTCAGCGGTGAAGGGCGCGTTAGGGCCGCGTGGCAAGTGTTCCAGCGCGTCGAGAAAGAAGGGCCAGAGGGCGAAATTTATAACAGCCACCCGGATGTCGTAAAGCGCTATGCGCGCCTCGAACGCGCGTTTTTCGGGCGCTTTCCTCAATTGCAAAAGTCAAAACCCACGGCGCGAACGCGGCAAGCGGCGCTGCGCTGGCTGCGAACGCAGAAGCAAGATGTGGGTTACCTGAATCGCGTCATTCGGGAAGGCGGCGAAGTTCGGCACGCATTGCTCTTGCGCTTTGTGCGTGCGACGCGCACCGTTACGCTGCAAACGCGTTTGAAAGCGAATGGGACACCCGAGCAGAAAGCGATTCTGGCGCGCTTGCGTACATCTGAAGGCCGTAATCCGCTGCGCTAAGTATCCGCCCAGAGGGCACCCGGAATTCGACCGTACTTATTTGGCGAATAAACGCTTGCGTAATTCGGGGTCTTCGCGGAATCGCCAGATGAGTCCATCCACGTAGTAGTGGTAAATCACCAGCATCGAGAACGGCACGAACACCCAGAGCCAGACGCCGCGCGAAGCTAGACCAAGGATTTCAATCGTGCCGACGACTGCGCCGTAAACGAGGGCGACTGCCATCCATTTCAGCGCGACGCGTTTGACATTGGGGAATTGCTTGCGCTGGAAGTGCATCATCCAGCCGTGGTACTGCGCGTCGTGATAGGCGGTTTCCAACGCTTCGGCCACCAGAAACGGCGTCGCGGTTGCGAAGAAAACAAAATAATGCGTCGAAAGCGCGGCCGTCATCAAAAGCAGTTTCGGCCAATTAATGAGCTTGCCTTCCGCCGCGCGCCACGTTTGACGCGCGCCCAAAAGCACCAGCAAAATCAGAAACGTACTCCACATCCATTCGCCAATCGGAAGCGGAAACGAAGGGAACGCCGCTCGCAATTCGCGGTAGATGACGACAGGCCCGTGAACATCGGAATAATCGTTAAACAGGCAGGCGAACATTCCGATATAAAACGTCGCGCTATCGAGCCAGTTGTCAATCGGATGCAAATCGTCGTTGATGATTTTGTACGCGCGAATCAGGCCCATGTGCTGCTTGATGATGTGCCATGTTCCGTAAATCGCCGCGAAGACAATAAGCTGCGCTTCCAGCCCCAGTGCGACAACGACAAAACCAACCGCGATAAAACCCGCCAAACCCCAGGTATAAAGCGTGCGGCGCTTGGCGAATTGCTCTTTATCGAAATGCGTCCGCGAGAACATCTGAAAGATGTGCGGGTGGTCGAAGAACGCGGTGAAGATGAAATAGGTAACGAGAATGCTATCGCCACGCGGTGCCCAGCCGCCAACTGTTGCGGCGCGATAAATGGCGAAGAAAATCCACGTTAGGACGCACGAGCCGATGAACCACGTCAGGTCGTAGCGCTTGGAAACAATCCAGCGCACGCGCGGGCGGGCAACGGCGACCGCTTCGCCAGCCGCCGTCACGAACCGCGCTCCAAAGCGCCACGCGGCACGATCCGTTCGTCCACGCGCGTTGGAGCGAGCGCGTCGCAGAAAACCGCGAGCGCGTCGGCAGGTTCAGCATTGCCGCACGAAAACAAATCGAGCGCGAGATATTCGTGTTCGGGATACGAATGCAGCGCAATGTGCGATTCGCGCAGCGGCAAGAACGCGGTGAGTGCGCCATTGGGAAAGGCGTGAACAACCGGAGCCGAAAGCGGCGTGAGTTTCGCGCGTGCGGCGGCTTCTTCGAGGCAACGAGAAAGCAACGCTGCGTCGCACAAAAGCGCGGGCGCAACGCCGTGTAAATCGGCCAGCAAATGCACGCCGACAATGGAGGTACGGTCGAATTCGACCGTACTCTTACCTGTGAAATTCATTCCCATTGTTTGGAGCCGCGCAAATACAAGTTCAAAATCGCGGGCCGGTCGAGCGTTGAAACCGGCGCGGCCACGCGCGCCGAATCGCGCGGGAAGATTGTCATTTCGCGCAGCATTTCGCGCGTCAGGAATTTTGTTGGCACCGAGAGTTTCACCGTTGCGGGCGCAAGCGCGCGCGGCGCCGCCAAAATAAACCCCCAGTCGCCAAACGACGGCACATACGCATGATACGGCGCGGTTTGCAGTTTCGCCGCGCGCAAACTCTGCTCGACGCACCAGAATGCATCGCGCGCGAAGAAGGGCGAAGTCGCCTGTGTTACGAAGACGCCGCCGCGCGAAAGTCGCCGCGCGGCCAGGCGATAAAATTCGACCGAATACAATTTCGCGAGGGCGTCGCCGTTGGGGTCGGGCAGGTCGGCGATGATGACATCGAAAAACTCATTGCTCGTTTCGAGATATTTATAGGCATCGGCGTTGACGATTTCGACGCGCGGGTCGCGTAGCGCATCGCCGTTGAGTTCGCGCAGCGCGGGAAAATCGCGGCCCAGTTTCGTCATTTCTGGGTCGAGATCGACGAGCGTGATTTTCTTTGTCGCCGTGTATTTCACGACTTCACGCACAGCCAGGCCGTCGCCGCCGCCCAAAAGCAGCACGCGTTCGGGCCGCGCTTTTTGCGCCGCAAGCGCAAACGCCGGATGCACGAGCGCTTCGTGATAGCGGTATTCGTCGGGCGAAGCAAATTGCAAATTGCCGTCGATGAAAAGCCGCAAATCTTCACGCCAGCGCGTCACAACGAGGCGCTGATAGGGAGTCTGCTTTTGCCAGATCACTTCGTCTTCATACATTCCGCGCTCGGCGAAGCTCATCGCGCGGTCGGAAAACGCCAGTCCGCTCAACAGAAACGCTCCGGCGAGGGCGCACATTCCCAGAACGGCAGGTGCTCCGCGCAAACGCGCGCGAAACGTCCATGTTGTCCATGCGGCGATGCCGATATTCACCAGCCCGACCAGAAACGCGGTGCGTGCAAGCCCCAGCGACGGCAACAGCAACAGCGGAAAGAGCAGCGAACCGACAAGCGCGCCAACGTAATCGAACGACATCACGCGCGCGATGATTTCGCGCAACGCGCCATAATCTTTTAATAAGCGGGTGAGAATCGGCAGTTCGAGGCCGGTTAAAGCGCCGATGAAAATGAGCGAGCCGTAAAGTGCAACCCAGTAAAGCCAGCCCGCCGCGTAGCTCCAGAAAAGAAGTACGGTCGAAATTCCACCGGCCAGCCCCAGCAGAATTTCAACGAAGATAAACGTGCCGAGCAATCGCCGCGTGACATACGCCGAAAGGTGCGAGCCAAGCCCCATTGCGCCTAGAAAAACGCCGATGGAAATCGAAAACTGCGTGACACTCGAACCCAGCAAATAGCTGGAAACAGTGGCGATGAGCAATTCGTAGATAAGGCCGCACGCGGCGATGACGAAAATCGAGACGAGAAGCGCCGCCGCTTCGCCTTGCGTTGTTTCGCGCGAGGGCGTTGCGGATTCGGAAAAGGTTTCGTCGGAAGCGACAAGGGGCTCAGGCATGAACAGCGATTACGACAAGACCGTGGCAGCGACGATAATGCAAATGCCCAGAACCATGAAACCGGCGAGAATGGCGGCGGCGAGATTTTGCTTTTCGCAAATCTCTTGTTCGAGATGAAACGGCGTTGCCGCATCAAATAATTTGAAGCCTGCAATGGCAAGCGCAATTCCGAGCAGGCCAAACACCAGTGTCGAAACCACAGAGTAGCCCATACTCTGCATGTTAGGCACGGGCCGCGATGCGGCGGTTTGTGCCCACGCCGACGAGTTGCAAGCGAGAAGCGCGAGAGAAAAGAACGGCAAAATTCGTTGTTTCATAAGTTCCTTAAAGAAAGGTACGGTCGAAATCGACCGTACTTATTTTCCAAATCCGCCGCCGCCGCCATAGTAATGGCGACCATGAAGGCTGCCGCTGCGAACGCTGCCGCCGGAATTGTTGCGCGCGCGGGCGAGTGCTTCGCCTTCGTTGGTTAAGCCCCAGCCTTGCTGCGAAGCAACAGCAACAACGCCGAGCAGAACAACCATCGCGCCCGATGCGGCCAGATACTTTGGTTCAATCGACGATTTCATAA is a genomic window containing:
- the speD gene encoding adenosylmethionine decarboxylase; this translates as MNFTGKSTVEFDRTSIVGVHLLADLHGVAPALLCDAALLSRCLEEAAARAKLTPLSAPVVHAFPNGALTAFLPLRESHIALHSYPEHEYLALDLFSCGNAEPADALAVFCDALAPTRVDERIVPRGALERGS
- a CDS encoding polyamine aminopropyltransferase — its product is MPEPLVASDETFSESATPSRETTQGEAAALLVSIFVIAACGLIYELLIATVSSYLLGSSVTQFSISIGVFLGAMGLGSHLSAYVTRRLLGTFIFVEILLGLAGGISTVLLFWSYAAGWLYWVALYGSLIFIGALTGLELPILTRLLKDYGALREIIARVMSFDYVGALVGSLLFPLLLLPSLGLARTAFLVGLVNIGIAAWTTWTFRARLRGAPAVLGMCALAGAFLLSGLAFSDRAMSFAERGMYEDEVIWQKQTPYQRLVVTRWREDLRLFIDGNLQFASPDEYRYHEALVHPAFALAAQKARPERVLLLGGGDGLAVREVVKYTATKKITLVDLDPEMTKLGRDFPALRELNGDALRDPRVEIVNADAYKYLETSNEFFDVIIADLPDPNGDALAKLYSVEFYRLAARRLSRGGVFVTQATSPFFARDAFWCVEQSLRAAKLQTAPYHAYVPSFGDWGFILAAPRALAPATVKLSVPTKFLTREMLREMTIFPRDSARVAAPVSTLDRPAILNLYLRGSKQWE
- a CDS encoding DUF350 domain-containing protein codes for the protein MKQRILPFFSLALLACNSSAWAQTAASRPVPNMQSMGYSVVSTLVFGLLGIALAIAGFKLFDAATPFHLEQEICEKQNLAAAILAGFMVLGICIIVAATVLS